One region of Solanum pennellii chromosome 6, SPENNV200 genomic DNA includes:
- the LOC107022874 gene encoding galactoside 2-alpha-L-fucosyltransferase-like, whose product MAQNPLKFIGFLIICGMFLTILLTASVIFKDLPSDSVKNLPKANIVDVKSPNGTVNSEVEKDKLLGGLLPSGIDETSCLSRYESALYHKELFHKPSSYLISRLRDYEALHKQCGPQTKSYNRSVELIKSGQYNESADCNYLVWISFSGLGNRMLTLASAFLYALLTNRVLLVDPGVNMPGLFCEPFQDVSWLIPPDFPLLNQFSTFDQKSPRSYGYMVKHDVISNSSTLPPYIYLHLAHDYDDQDKLFFCDQDQSFLKKIPWLVMKTNTYFVPSLFLIPSFEQELSNLFPDKVTIFYFLSRYLFHPTNSVWGLVKRYYQAYLERADEKLGIQIRVLETGVGPFKYVLDQIIDCTMKENLLPQVNRSSEPIVLNQTEKQRKTISVLITSLSPGYSEEIRKMYWENPTVRGEIVSVYQPSQEEYQQSENLLHEKKALAEMYLLSLSDKLITSAWSTFGYVAQGLGGLKPWILYKPNENRTAHNPPCVRASSFEPCFHAPPNYDCKMKTPTDASKIVPHVRHCEDVSWGLKLFD is encoded by the exons ATGGCTCAGAATCCCTTAAAATTTATTGGTTTTCTCATTATTTGTGGCATGTTTTTGACAATTCTATTGACTGCCTCAGTTATATTCAAGGACTTACCTTCTGATAGCGTCAAGAATTTACCTAAAGCTAATATTGTTGACGTTAAATCTCCAAATG GCACAGTTAATTCTGAAGTAGAGAAAGATAAACTGCTTGGTGGCCTTCTTCCTTCAGGAATTGATGAAACATCTTGTCTAAGTAGATACGAATCCGCCTTATATCATAAAGAACTgtttcacaagccatcatcttACCTCATCTCAAGATTACGAGACTACGAGGCACTTCACAAGCAATGTGGTCCTCAGACAAAATCATACAACAGGAGCGTCGAGCTTATCAAGTCTGGCCAATACAATGAATCAGCAGACTGCAATTACTTGGTTTGGATTTCCTTTAGTGGTTTAGGAAATAGGATGCTAACTTTAGCTTCTGCTTTCCTATATGCTCTTCTTACAAATCGAGTCCTACTCGTTGATCCTGGAGTTAACATGCCTGGTCTATTCTGTGAACCTTTTCAAGACGTTTCCTGGTTGATTCCTCCTGATTTCCCTCTACTCAATCAGTTTAGTACCTTTGATCAGAAATCTCCTCGTTCCTATGGTTATATGGTGAAGCACGATGTCATTAGTAATTCATCGACTCTACCTCCCTACATCTACCTACATTTAGCTCATGACTATGATGatcaagataaattatttttctgtgATCAGGATCAAAGTTTTCTCAAGAAAATCCCCTGGCTAGTCATGAAGACAAATACCTATTTTGTGCCTTCTCTATTCTTGATCCCATCATTTGAGCAAGAATTGAGCAATCTTTTTCCCGACAAAGTAACCATCTTCTATTTTCTAAGTAGATATCTGTTTCATCCCACAAATTCTGTATGGGGGCTTGTAAAGAGGTACTATCAAGCTTATTTAGAACGAGCAGACGAAAAATTAGGCATTCAAATTAGAGTCTTGGAGACAGGTGTCGGTCCTTTTAAGTATGTACTGGATCAAATCATCGATTGTACAATGAAGGAGAATCTGCTGCCACAAGTTAACCGGTCCAGTGAGCCTATAGTCCTCAACCAGACCGAGAAGCAGAGGAAGACTATATCCGTCCTGATAACTTCTCTAAGCCCTGGATACTCAGAAGAGATCCGGAAAATGTATTGGGAGAATCCCACCGTTAGAGGAGAGATAGTTAGCGTTTATCAGCCAAGTCAGGAGGAATATCAGCAGAGTGAGAATCTGTTGCACGAAAAGAAGGCGTTGGCAGAAATGTATCTACTGAGTTTAAGTGACAAATTGATTACAAGTGCATGGTCAACTTTCGGATATGTGGCTCAGGGTCTTGGAGGACTGAAACCCTGGATACTATACAAGCCTAATGAGAACAGAACAGCACATAATCCGCCTTGTGTTCGAGCTTCATCATTCGAGCCATGTTTCCATGCCCCACCTAACTATGATTGCAAAATGAAAACGCCAACAGACGCGAGCAAAATCGTTCCTCATGTCAGGCACTGTGAGGATGTGAGCTGGGGCTTAAAACTATTTGACTAA
- the LOC107022961 gene encoding LOW QUALITY PROTEIN: proteinase inhibitor PSI-1.2 (The sequence of the model RefSeq protein was modified relative to this genomic sequence to represent the inferred CDS: inserted 2 bases in 1 codon): protein MAFCEVGILSLLLLSGIFLLGXYGNAQKMCLQVCDNEVAYMTCPSSGDEKITGVCVNCCTAVEGCKLYRADGSLICTGTPQ from the exons ATGGCCTTTTGCGAAGTTGGTATCCTTTCTCTCCTCCTATTGTCCG GTATATTTCTGTTGGG ATATGGAAATGCTCAAAAGATGTGTCTCCAGGTTTGTGACAATGAAGTTGCTTACATGACTTGCCCCTCTTCAGGAGATGAAAAAATAACTGGAGTATGCGTCAATTGTTGCACAGCAGTTGAAGGCTGCAAATTATACCGCGCTGATGGATCGTTAATTTGTACTGGAACCcctcaataa